A part of Maridesulfovibrio hydrothermalis AM13 = DSM 14728 genomic DNA contains:
- the purF gene encoding amidophosphoribosyltransferase encodes MKKEYCGLFGVYGHPEAARMTYFGLYAMQHRGQESAGIVTWDGGTIREQKGMGLVADVFNERHLGKELKGDIAIGHVRYSTTGASLIRNAQPFIVRFGDLRLAIAHNGNLVNTLELRAELEAQGSIFQTTMDSEVFVHLIAKNLNGNTIEDAIMKACRKVKGAFSLLIMANDKMIAVKDPHGFRPLAIGRVGDNYVFASETCAFDLIDAEEMRTLNAGEMVVVEGGKLTSYTYCESTPRRQCIFELIYFARPDSTVFGEVVYERRKKMGEVLASEHPQKVDFVMPFPDSGNYAAVGYSQASGLPLELAMIRNHYVGRTFIQPSQDMRDFSVRVKLNPVKSMIKGKSIMIVEDSIVRGTTTRTRVKKLRELGAREIHMRVSCPAIRHPCYYGIDFSAKGELIAANSTEEEIGKFLGLDSLHYLSIDGLLSSVEDKHSYCLACFNGDYPIPPCQGAGKMCLEDQG; translated from the coding sequence ATGAAAAAAGAATATTGTGGGTTATTCGGAGTTTACGGTCATCCTGAAGCAGCAAGAATGACCTATTTCGGTCTTTACGCTATGCAGCATCGCGGACAGGAGTCTGCGGGGATTGTGACATGGGACGGCGGTACTATCCGTGAACAGAAGGGGATGGGGCTTGTTGCTGATGTTTTTAACGAACGCCATTTAGGTAAAGAGCTTAAAGGTGATATCGCTATCGGGCATGTACGCTACTCCACAACCGGAGCTTCACTGATCAGAAACGCCCAGCCTTTCATCGTAAGATTCGGCGACCTGCGTCTGGCTATTGCTCATAACGGTAACCTCGTTAATACTCTGGAACTGCGTGCTGAACTTGAGGCGCAGGGGTCTATTTTCCAGACCACTATGGATTCAGAAGTTTTTGTTCATCTTATTGCCAAAAACCTCAATGGCAACACCATTGAAGATGCGATCATGAAGGCCTGCCGTAAAGTTAAGGGTGCTTTTTCGCTTCTGATTATGGCAAATGACAAGATGATTGCAGTAAAAGATCCTCATGGATTTCGTCCTCTGGCAATTGGCCGCGTTGGCGATAATTATGTTTTTGCTTCCGAGACCTGCGCATTTGATCTGATTGATGCGGAAGAAATGCGGACGCTTAATGCCGGGGAAATGGTTGTAGTTGAAGGCGGCAAGCTGACTTCCTATACATACTGTGAATCCACTCCTAGAAGGCAGTGTATTTTTGAACTGATCTATTTTGCACGTCCTGACTCCACTGTTTTCGGTGAAGTTGTTTACGAACGCCGCAAGAAGATGGGGGAAGTTCTTGCCTCGGAACATCCTCAGAAGGTCGACTTCGTAATGCCTTTTCCTGATTCCGGTAACTACGCCGCAGTCGGTTATTCACAGGCTTCCGGTCTTCCACTTGAGCTTGCTATGATCCGCAACCATTATGTGGGCAGAACTTTTATTCAGCCTTCACAGGATATGCGCGATTTTAGCGTCAGGGTTAAACTTAACCCCGTAAAATCGATGATCAAGGGCAAAAGTATCATGATTGTTGAGGATTCCATTGTGCGCGGTACTACCACCCGTACAAGAGTTAAAAAGCTCAGAGAACTCGGCGCACGTGAAATTCATATGCGCGTAAGTTGTCCGGCAATACGCCATCCTTGTTATTATGGTATTGACTTTTCAGCTAAGGGTGAACTTATCGCAGCTAACAGCACTGAAGAGGAAATCGGTAAATTTCTCGGACTTGATTCCCTGCATTACCTTTCCATTGATGGACTGCTTAGTTCCGTTGAAGATAAGCATTCATACTGTCTTGCTTGTTTTAATGGGGATTATCCGATTCCTCCTTGTCAGGGTGCTGGTAAAATGTGCCTTGAAGATCAAGGTTAA